A portion of the Triticum urartu cultivar G1812 unplaced genomic scaffold, Tu2.1 TuUngrouped_contig_5234, whole genome shotgun sequence genome contains these proteins:
- the LOC125528953 gene encoding putative zinc finger CCCH domain-containing protein 21 isoform X2, giving the protein MEGELGYLSPAASSCVSSEGFGSSPREKLLDSTPSSHVSDGRSKGGLLRSPTWGPSTTGTQLHSPSSCVSEGRHVSPLRMSAEQASEVREAERLLRAIADRYDDCFLRLRDATAEVADLRLERLRLRAENTHLSLLLEELEADQGKRAIAPAPTPPPKPTEEVAARGGAPKSISIRSKCYLSQAKQPRGEAEAQRLRVRPPPAIEAGEDEANGDGEVVELEAYRQGTQKTELCNKWEGGACSYGGRCRFAHGLQEMRPVIRHPRYKTLPCQMFSAASGCPYGHRCHFRHSPAPTAQSY; this is encoded by the exons ATGGAGGGGGAGCTCGGGTACCTGTCGCCTGCGGCGTCGTCCTGCGTCTCCTCCGAGGGCTTCGGCTCGTCGCCACGGGAGAAGCTGCTCGACTCCACTCCCTCGTCGCACGTATCCGACGGCCGCAGCAAGGGAGGCCTGCTCCGTTCGCCCACATGGGGGCCATCAACGACGGGGACGCAGCTCCACTCGCCCTCATCGTGCGTCTCCGAGGGCCGCCACGTCTCTCCGCTCCGCATGTCGGCGGAGCAAGCGAGCGAGGTGCGGGAGGCGGAGAGGCTCCTCCGCGCGATCGCCGACCGCTACGACGACTGCTTCCTGCGCCTGCGCGACGCCACGGCCGAGGTCGCTGACCTCCGCCTCGAGCGCCTCCGCCTCAGAGCGGAGAACACGCACCTGTCTCTCCTCCTCGAGGAGCTCGAGGCCGATCAGGGGAAGCGGGCGATCGCGCCGGCTCCGACACCACCGCCGAAGCCGACGGAGGAGGTAGCAGCACGCGGGGGCGCGCCGAAGAGCATCTCCATCCGTTCCAAGTGCTACCTCTCGCAGGCGAAGCAGCCGCGGGGCGAGGCAGAGGCGCAGCGCCTCCGTGTTCGTCCGCCTCCTGCGATCGAG GCAGGGGAGGACGAGGCGAATGGGGATGGAGAAGTGGTGGAGCTGGAGGCGTACAGGCAGGGCACCCAGAAGACGGAGCTGTGCAACAAGTGGGAGGGCGGCGCCTGCTCCTACGGCGGCCGGTGCCGGTTCGCGCACGGCCTGCAGGAGATGCGCCCCGTCATCCGCCACCCGCGCTACAAGACCCTCCCCTGCCAGATGTTCTCTGCCGCCTCTGGCTGCCCCTACGGCCACCGCTGCCACTTCCGTCACTCGCCAGCGCCCACCGCCCAGTCCTACTAG
- the LOC125528953 gene encoding putative zinc finger CCCH domain-containing protein 21 isoform X1 has product MEGELGYLSPAASSCVSSEGFGSSPREKLLDSTPSSHVSDGRSKGGLLRSPTWGPSTTGTQLHSPSSCVSEGRHVSPLRMSAEQASEVREAERLLRAIADRYDDCFLRLRDATAEVADLRLERLRLRAENTHLSLLLEELEADQGKRAIAPAPTPPPKPTEEVAARGGAPKSISIRSKCYLSQAKQPRGEAEAQRLRVRPPPAIEQAGEDEANGDGEVVELEAYRQGTQKTELCNKWEGGACSYGGRCRFAHGLQEMRPVIRHPRYKTLPCQMFSAASGCPYGHRCHFRHSPAPTAQSY; this is encoded by the exons ATGGAGGGGGAGCTCGGGTACCTGTCGCCTGCGGCGTCGTCCTGCGTCTCCTCCGAGGGCTTCGGCTCGTCGCCACGGGAGAAGCTGCTCGACTCCACTCCCTCGTCGCACGTATCCGACGGCCGCAGCAAGGGAGGCCTGCTCCGTTCGCCCACATGGGGGCCATCAACGACGGGGACGCAGCTCCACTCGCCCTCATCGTGCGTCTCCGAGGGCCGCCACGTCTCTCCGCTCCGCATGTCGGCGGAGCAAGCGAGCGAGGTGCGGGAGGCGGAGAGGCTCCTCCGCGCGATCGCCGACCGCTACGACGACTGCTTCCTGCGCCTGCGCGACGCCACGGCCGAGGTCGCTGACCTCCGCCTCGAGCGCCTCCGCCTCAGAGCGGAGAACACGCACCTGTCTCTCCTCCTCGAGGAGCTCGAGGCCGATCAGGGGAAGCGGGCGATCGCGCCGGCTCCGACACCACCGCCGAAGCCGACGGAGGAGGTAGCAGCACGCGGGGGCGCGCCGAAGAGCATCTCCATCCGTTCCAAGTGCTACCTCTCGCAGGCGAAGCAGCCGCGGGGCGAGGCAGAGGCGCAGCGCCTCCGTGTTCGTCCGCCTCCTGCGATCGAG CAGGCAGGGGAGGACGAGGCGAATGGGGATGGAGAAGTGGTGGAGCTGGAGGCGTACAGGCAGGGCACCCAGAAGACGGAGCTGTGCAACAAGTGGGAGGGCGGCGCCTGCTCCTACGGCGGCCGGTGCCGGTTCGCGCACGGCCTGCAGGAGATGCGCCCCGTCATCCGCCACCCGCGCTACAAGACCCTCCCCTGCCAGATGTTCTCTGCCGCCTCTGGCTGCCCCTACGGCCACCGCTGCCACTTCCGTCACTCGCCAGCGCCCACCGCCCAGTCCTACTAG